In Porites lutea chromosome 1, jaPorLute2.1, whole genome shotgun sequence, a single genomic region encodes these proteins:
- the LOC140938048 gene encoding coiled-coil domain-containing protein 174-like, whose protein sequence is MAAKRVFDLNEASIVDLKAELIRKESEFKREKLAGTEQKINRQHKKPPVWAKVKKETKDTGSKTTAIKQDELSLEEQQALQKSRQVLEAKAALYEKMARGEIEDEDDGEDGGRFLVDFHKKVYSKDEESDQDSETLKDEDIPPPSGPEEEWVDYVDSLGRSRRCLRKDLKHLQEMDKDISNRQSPPTLLSEDMRRELMRQKWEKEEEEALNKPIGPVHYQDIRFDEVRNHGVGYYQFSTIEEERQEQMKTLDKLREQTMEQRLRAQKLKDKRKAALDARLAKVRERKLKKLKASGELDEETVTDSEQTGGHGIQTSNGESTVEQSVEEKSVNKETKERQKGFPTERSEKKPDLPEWAKHKIKQTDRGGSFSRSDPRSERVQEFAPPAFYYEDAKEQTSKNTWKEPAKLFKHKNETADKGPEQQDGSLDKRYQEQKTDNEAPVQNQYQQTPVPPLPEFPVLPPPPQEYIQPQWTGYQWRPPGNVPPTSLPHQLTWQPRFPINVPPPPPSLWQQNFPPWQPPQGPPSMGAALFPNYHSSWNESTPNSYTSFSETKTELNTSDTVAIEKSDTGNIEREKNPDRTTPSTQQVADFVAQLRSSS, encoded by the exons atggcggccaaaAGAGTTTTCGATCTGAACGAAGCTTCG ATTGTTGACTTAAAAGCAGAGCTCATCCGTAAGGAATCTGAGTTCAAGCGAGAGAAACTTGCCGGAACTGAACAGAAAATCAATCGACAACACAAG aaaCCTCCAGTTTgggcaaaagtgaaaaaagagacCAAAGATACAGGCTCAAAGACAACTGCTATTAAACAAGATGAACTGTCCTTGGAAGAGCAACAAGCCCTGCAAAAGTCAAG ACAGGTCTTGGAAGCTAAAGCAGCTTTGTATGAAAAGATGGCAAGAGGAGAGATTGAAG aTGAAGATGATGGTGAAGATGGAGGCAGATTCCTGGTagattttcacaagaaagtttATTCAAAG GATGAAGAGAGTGATCAGGATTCAGAAACACTGAAAGATGAAGACATTCCACCACCATCAGGACCTGAAGAAGAATG GGTTGACTATGTAGACTCTTTAGGTAGATCCAGAAGATGTCTTCGAAAAGATCTGAAACATTTGCAAGAGATGGACAAAGATATCAGCAATCGACAGAG TCCACCAACACTGTTGTCTGAAGACATGAGAAGAGAACTGATGAGGCAAAAATGGGagaaggaagaagaagaagcccTAAATAAGCCAATTGGACCTGTTCACTATCAAGACATAAGATTTGACG AGGTTCGCAACCATGGTGTAGGATATTATCAGTTTTCAACAATCGAAGAAGAAAGACAAGAGCAGATGAAGACTTTAGACAAACTAAGAGAACAG ACAATGGAACAGCGACTCCGCGCTCAAAAACTGAAAGACAAAAGGAAAGCTGCCTTGGACGCCCGACTCGCGAAAGTGCGAGagagaaaactgaaaaagcTGAAAGCGTCAGGGGAATTAGACGAAGAAACAGTCACTGATAGTGAACAAACTGGAGGACATGGCATACAAACATCCAATGGGGAAAGCACAGTGGAACAAAGTGTTGAAGAGAAGTCCGTCAATAAGGAGACGAAGGAAAGACAGAAGGGTTTTCCTACCGAAAGGTCAGAAAAGAAACCTGATTTACCAGAATGGGCAAAACATAAGATAA AGCAAACCGACAGAGGCGGCTCATTTTCACGTAGTGATCCTCGGTCTGAAAGAGTTCAAGAGTTTGCTCCGCCCGCTTTCTACTACGAAGATGCAAAAGAACAGACAAGCAAAAATACCTGGAAAGAACCAGCGAAGCTGTTCAAACACAAAAATGAAACAGCTGATAAAGGACCAGAACAGCAAGACGGAAGCCTTGATAAGCGTTATCAAGAACAGAAAACTGACAACGAAGCCCCAGTACAAAATCAATATCAACAAACACCGGTACCACCTCTCCCTGAGTTTCCAGTTCTTCCACCTCCCCCTCAGGAGTATATTCAACCGCAATGGACTGGGTATCAGTGGCGACCTCCTGGCAACGTGCCACCAACTTCTCTACCACATCAATTGACATGGCAACCAAGATTTCCAATCAACGTCCCACCACCTCCTCCGTCGCTGTGGCAACAGAATTTTCCTCCATGGCAACCTCCTCAGGGCCCTCCCTCCATGGGCGCGGCCCTTTTTCCCAATTATCACTCGTCATGGAATGAAAGTACACCAAATAGTTACACATCCTTTTCTGAGACAAAAACAGAATTGAACACCAGTGATACTGTTGCTATAGAAAAATCTGATACAGGAAATAtcgaaagggaaaaaaatcctGACAGAACTACACCCTCAACACAACAGGTGGCTGATTTTGTAGCTCAGTTGCGTTCTAGCAGTTGA
- the LOC140938039 gene encoding uncharacterized protein: protein MMKFVFMLSLICACLYSSRAGSTTQKQKICASRGVPININVQGKGGVKGEKGEKWDTGTKGDKGIPCQCSLQDPKKPSAHIEAVNKGPVWYPANTVIKDWSVSAPYSHLAGGMTYQDGKLTVPTPGRYYIYAQIYYYNNGRVFVKVNNKPITMMQPLIKVKDHGSLYAGGVFNLKAGDVIALTSYHYPDRNGAKIYMYTHHSYFGAFLI, encoded by the exons ATGATGAAGTTCGTTTTTATGCTTTCTCTTATTTGTGCCTGCTTGTATTCTTCTCGAGCGGGAAGCACAACTCAAAAACAG AAAATTTGTGCCTCTCGAGGTGTGCCAATCAACATCAATGTTCAAGGAAAAGGAGGTGTAAAG ggagaaaaaggtgaaaaatggGACACTGGAACCAAAGGCGATAAAGGAATACCATGCCAATGTTCTTTACAG gaTCCAAAAAAGCCATCTGCTCATATCGAAGCCGTCAATAAGGGGCCAGTCTGGTACCCAGCCAACACAG TGATCAAGGATTGGTCGGTCAGTGCTCCGTACAGCCATCTTGCAGGCGGTATGACGTACCAAGACGGAAAACTGACAGTTCCTACCCCCGGACGGTATTACATCTACGCTCAAATTTACTACTACAACAATGGACGAGTCTTTGTTAAGGTTAACAACAAACCAATCACGATGATGCAGCCGCTAATAAAAGTTAAAGACCATGGTAGCTTGTACGCTGGTGGGGTGTTCAACCTGAAGGCTGGTGACGTCATCGCCTTGACTTCTTACCATTATCCTGATAGAAATGGCGCCAAAATTTACATGTACACCCATCACAGTTACTTTGGCGCATTTTTGATCtga